Proteins co-encoded in one Phalacrocorax carbo chromosome 5, bPhaCar2.1, whole genome shotgun sequence genomic window:
- the NFE2L2 gene encoding nuclear factor erythroid 2-related factor 2 isoform X2: MEIERPPAAQDMNLIDILWRQDIDLGARREVFDFSQRQKEYELEKQKKLEKERQEQLQKEQEKALLAQLELDEETGEFVPVQPAQRVQSESTDPSISFSQTTQTSKPEAEALSFDDCMQLLAEAFPFLDDNESLVPAQIDSNPVFISSDQTQPPESPVLVPLTDAENMQNIEQVWEELLSLPELQCLNIENDNLAEVSTITSPETKPSEMHNSYNYYSSLPVMRKDVNCGPDFLDGIEGPFSSILPPEDTSQLSVSSLNDMSPSNSDFCEDFYTTFIDTKANSDTATTNTISQSLAEILSEPIDLSDFSLCKAFNGNHSGTIPECNDSDSGISLNASSSVASPEHSVESSVYGDKTLGCSDSEMEDLDSAPGSVPQSNASVYSLQFQDQVFSSVGPSTQTPNLQSTNTPKKEPPAGPGHPKALFTKDKPSGCLETHLTRDEQRAKALQIPFPVEKIINLPVDDFNEMMSKEQFSEAQVALIRDIRRRGKNKVAAQNCRKRKLENIVELEQDLSNLKDEKEKLLKEKGEHDKSLRQMKKQLTTLYLEVFSMLRDEDGKSYSPSEYSLQQTRDGNVFLVPKSKKSEPKL, from the exons GACATGAACTTGATTGACATTCTTTGGAGGCAAGATATAGACCTTGGGGCAAGGCGTGAAGTTTTTGATTTTAGTCAACGACAGAAAGAGTATGAACTcgagaaacagaagaaacttgaaaaggaaagacaagagCAGCTCCAAAAAGAGCAGGAGAAAGCCCTGCTGGCTCAGCTGGAGTTAGACGAAGAGACAGGTGAATTTGTTCCCGTTCAGCCAGCTCAGCGTGTTCAGTCAGAAAGTACTGACCCATCAATCAGTTTCTCACAG ACCACACAGACTTCAAAACCAGAAGCAGAGGCCTTATCCTTTGATGACTGCATGCAGCTCTTGGCAGAAGCATTCCCGTTTTTAGATGACAATGAG TCACTGGTTCCTGCTCAGATTGATAGCAACCCAGTCTTCATTTCCTCTGATCAAACTCAGCCACCTGAATCACCTGTTCTAGTTCCACTTACTGATGCGGAGAATATGCAGAACATAGAGCAAGTTTGGGAAGAATTATTGTCCCTTCCAGAGTTACAG TGTCTTAACATTGAAAATGATAACCTGGCTGAGGTAAGCACGATCACGAGCCCTGAAACCAAGCCATCAGAGATGCACAACAGCTACAATTACTACAGCTCGTTACCCGTCATGAGAAAAGATGTTAACTGCGGTCCTGATTTCCTGGATGGTATCGAGGGCCCCTTTTCCAGCATTTTGCCACCAGAAGACACCAGCCAGCTGAGTGTGAGCTCTTTAAATGACATGTCCCCTTCAAACTCTGATTTCTGTGAGGATTTCTACACCACCTTTATTGACACAAAGGCAAACAGTGACACAGCAACAACAAACACTATCAGTCAATCACTTGCGGAAATTCTAAGTGAACCTATTGATCTTTCTGATTTCTCACTGTGTAAAGCTTTTAATGGCAACCACTCAGGAACCATACCAGAATGTAATGATTCTGACTCTGGGATTTCGTTGAATGCAAGTTCTAGTGTAGCATCGCCTGAACACTCTGTTGAATCATCTGTCTATGGAGATAAGACTCTCGGTTGTAGCGATTCTGAAATGGAAGACCTGGATAGCGCTCCTGGAAGCGTGCCGCAGAGCAATGCTAGCGTATACTCCCTGCAGTTCCAGGACcaagtgttttcctctgtgggGCCAAGCACTCAAACACCTAATTTGCAGTCTACAAACACACCAAAGAAAGAACCCCCTGCCGGTCCAGGCCACCCCAAAGCTCTGTTCACAAAAGATAAACCTTCAGGCTGCCTTGAAACTCATCTCACAAGAGATGAGCAAAGAGCAAAAGCTCTGCAGATCCCTTTTCCTgttgaaaaaataatcaatcTCCCTGTTGATGACTTCAATGAAATGATGTCTAAGGAGCAGTTCAGTGAAGCCCAGGTTGCACTGATTCGAGATATACGCAGGAGAGGCAAAAACAAAGTGGCTGCTCAAAATTGCCGTaagagaaaactggaaaatatagTGGAACTGGAGCAAGACTTGAGTAACCTAAAAGATGAGAAAGAGAAATtgctgaaggagaaaggagagcatGACAAAAGCCTTCggcaaatgaaaaagcagctaACCACCTTGTACCTTGAGGTCTTCAGCATGCTACGTGACGAAGATGGGAAGTCTTACTCTCCTAGTGAATATTCGCTGCAGCAAACTAGAGACGGCAATGTCTTCCTTGTTCCTAAAAGCAAGAAGTCGGAGCCTAAACTTTGA
- the NFE2L2 gene encoding nuclear factor erythroid 2-related factor 2 isoform X3 encodes MNLIDILWRQDIDLGARREVFDFSQRQKEYELEKQKKLEKERQEQLQKEQEKALLAQLELDEETGEFVPVQPAQRVQSESTDPSISFSQTTQTSKPEAEALSFDDCMQLLAEAFPFLDDNEASSPAFQSLVPAQIDSNPVFISSDQTQPPESPVLVPLTDAENMQNIEQVWEELLSLPELQCLNIENDNLAEVSTITSPETKPSEMHNSYNYYSSLPVMRKDVNCGPDFLDGIEGPFSSILPPEDTSQLSVSSLNDMSPSNSDFCEDFYTTFIDTKANSDTATTNTISQSLAEILSEPIDLSDFSLCKAFNGNHSGTIPECNDSDSGISLNASSSVASPEHSVESSVYGDKTLGCSDSEMEDLDSAPGSVPQSNASVYSLQFQDQVFSSVGPSTQTPNLQSTNTPKKEPPAGPGHPKALFTKDKPSGCLETHLTRDEQRAKALQIPFPVEKIINLPVDDFNEMMSKEQFSEAQVALIRDIRRRGKNKVAAQNCRKRKLENIVELEQDLSNLKDEKEKLLKEKGEHDKSLRQMKKQLTTLYLEVFSMLRDEDGKSYSPSEYSLQQTRDGNVFLVPKSKKSEPKL; translated from the exons ATGAACTTGATTGACATTCTTTGGAGGCAAGATATAGACCTTGGGGCAAGGCGTGAAGTTTTTGATTTTAGTCAACGACAGAAAGAGTATGAACTcgagaaacagaagaaacttgaaaaggaaagacaagagCAGCTCCAAAAAGAGCAGGAGAAAGCCCTGCTGGCTCAGCTGGAGTTAGACGAAGAGACAGGTGAATTTGTTCCCGTTCAGCCAGCTCAGCGTGTTCAGTCAGAAAGTACTGACCCATCAATCAGTTTCTCACAG ACCACACAGACTTCAAAACCAGAAGCAGAGGCCTTATCCTTTGATGACTGCATGCAGCTCTTGGCAGAAGCATTCCCGTTTTTAGATGACAATGAG GCTTCTTCACCTGCATTTCAGTCACTGGTTCCTGCTCAGATTGATAGCAACCCAGTCTTCATTTCCTCTGATCAAACTCAGCCACCTGAATCACCTGTTCTAGTTCCACTTACTGATGCGGAGAATATGCAGAACATAGAGCAAGTTTGGGAAGAATTATTGTCCCTTCCAGAGTTACAG TGTCTTAACATTGAAAATGATAACCTGGCTGAGGTAAGCACGATCACGAGCCCTGAAACCAAGCCATCAGAGATGCACAACAGCTACAATTACTACAGCTCGTTACCCGTCATGAGAAAAGATGTTAACTGCGGTCCTGATTTCCTGGATGGTATCGAGGGCCCCTTTTCCAGCATTTTGCCACCAGAAGACACCAGCCAGCTGAGTGTGAGCTCTTTAAATGACATGTCCCCTTCAAACTCTGATTTCTGTGAGGATTTCTACACCACCTTTATTGACACAAAGGCAAACAGTGACACAGCAACAACAAACACTATCAGTCAATCACTTGCGGAAATTCTAAGTGAACCTATTGATCTTTCTGATTTCTCACTGTGTAAAGCTTTTAATGGCAACCACTCAGGAACCATACCAGAATGTAATGATTCTGACTCTGGGATTTCGTTGAATGCAAGTTCTAGTGTAGCATCGCCTGAACACTCTGTTGAATCATCTGTCTATGGAGATAAGACTCTCGGTTGTAGCGATTCTGAAATGGAAGACCTGGATAGCGCTCCTGGAAGCGTGCCGCAGAGCAATGCTAGCGTATACTCCCTGCAGTTCCAGGACcaagtgttttcctctgtgggGCCAAGCACTCAAACACCTAATTTGCAGTCTACAAACACACCAAAGAAAGAACCCCCTGCCGGTCCAGGCCACCCCAAAGCTCTGTTCACAAAAGATAAACCTTCAGGCTGCCTTGAAACTCATCTCACAAGAGATGAGCAAAGAGCAAAAGCTCTGCAGATCCCTTTTCCTgttgaaaaaataatcaatcTCCCTGTTGATGACTTCAATGAAATGATGTCTAAGGAGCAGTTCAGTGAAGCCCAGGTTGCACTGATTCGAGATATACGCAGGAGAGGCAAAAACAAAGTGGCTGCTCAAAATTGCCGTaagagaaaactggaaaatatagTGGAACTGGAGCAAGACTTGAGTAACCTAAAAGATGAGAAAGAGAAATtgctgaaggagaaaggagagcatGACAAAAGCCTTCggcaaatgaaaaagcagctaACCACCTTGTACCTTGAGGTCTTCAGCATGCTACGTGACGAAGATGGGAAGTCTTACTCTCCTAGTGAATATTCGCTGCAGCAAACTAGAGACGGCAATGTCTTCCTTGTTCCTAAAAGCAAGAAGTCGGAGCCTAAACTTTGA
- the NFE2L2 gene encoding nuclear factor erythroid 2-related factor 2 isoform X1, with amino-acid sequence MEIERPPAAQDMNLIDILWRQDIDLGARREVFDFSQRQKEYELEKQKKLEKERQEQLQKEQEKALLAQLELDEETGEFVPVQPAQRVQSESTDPSISFSQTTQTSKPEAEALSFDDCMQLLAEAFPFLDDNEASSPAFQSLVPAQIDSNPVFISSDQTQPPESPVLVPLTDAENMQNIEQVWEELLSLPELQCLNIENDNLAEVSTITSPETKPSEMHNSYNYYSSLPVMRKDVNCGPDFLDGIEGPFSSILPPEDTSQLSVSSLNDMSPSNSDFCEDFYTTFIDTKANSDTATTNTISQSLAEILSEPIDLSDFSLCKAFNGNHSGTIPECNDSDSGISLNASSSVASPEHSVESSVYGDKTLGCSDSEMEDLDSAPGSVPQSNASVYSLQFQDQVFSSVGPSTQTPNLQSTNTPKKEPPAGPGHPKALFTKDKPSGCLETHLTRDEQRAKALQIPFPVEKIINLPVDDFNEMMSKEQFSEAQVALIRDIRRRGKNKVAAQNCRKRKLENIVELEQDLSNLKDEKEKLLKEKGEHDKSLRQMKKQLTTLYLEVFSMLRDEDGKSYSPSEYSLQQTRDGNVFLVPKSKKSEPKL; translated from the exons GACATGAACTTGATTGACATTCTTTGGAGGCAAGATATAGACCTTGGGGCAAGGCGTGAAGTTTTTGATTTTAGTCAACGACAGAAAGAGTATGAACTcgagaaacagaagaaacttgaaaaggaaagacaagagCAGCTCCAAAAAGAGCAGGAGAAAGCCCTGCTGGCTCAGCTGGAGTTAGACGAAGAGACAGGTGAATTTGTTCCCGTTCAGCCAGCTCAGCGTGTTCAGTCAGAAAGTACTGACCCATCAATCAGTTTCTCACAG ACCACACAGACTTCAAAACCAGAAGCAGAGGCCTTATCCTTTGATGACTGCATGCAGCTCTTGGCAGAAGCATTCCCGTTTTTAGATGACAATGAG GCTTCTTCACCTGCATTTCAGTCACTGGTTCCTGCTCAGATTGATAGCAACCCAGTCTTCATTTCCTCTGATCAAACTCAGCCACCTGAATCACCTGTTCTAGTTCCACTTACTGATGCGGAGAATATGCAGAACATAGAGCAAGTTTGGGAAGAATTATTGTCCCTTCCAGAGTTACAG TGTCTTAACATTGAAAATGATAACCTGGCTGAGGTAAGCACGATCACGAGCCCTGAAACCAAGCCATCAGAGATGCACAACAGCTACAATTACTACAGCTCGTTACCCGTCATGAGAAAAGATGTTAACTGCGGTCCTGATTTCCTGGATGGTATCGAGGGCCCCTTTTCCAGCATTTTGCCACCAGAAGACACCAGCCAGCTGAGTGTGAGCTCTTTAAATGACATGTCCCCTTCAAACTCTGATTTCTGTGAGGATTTCTACACCACCTTTATTGACACAAAGGCAAACAGTGACACAGCAACAACAAACACTATCAGTCAATCACTTGCGGAAATTCTAAGTGAACCTATTGATCTTTCTGATTTCTCACTGTGTAAAGCTTTTAATGGCAACCACTCAGGAACCATACCAGAATGTAATGATTCTGACTCTGGGATTTCGTTGAATGCAAGTTCTAGTGTAGCATCGCCTGAACACTCTGTTGAATCATCTGTCTATGGAGATAAGACTCTCGGTTGTAGCGATTCTGAAATGGAAGACCTGGATAGCGCTCCTGGAAGCGTGCCGCAGAGCAATGCTAGCGTATACTCCCTGCAGTTCCAGGACcaagtgttttcctctgtgggGCCAAGCACTCAAACACCTAATTTGCAGTCTACAAACACACCAAAGAAAGAACCCCCTGCCGGTCCAGGCCACCCCAAAGCTCTGTTCACAAAAGATAAACCTTCAGGCTGCCTTGAAACTCATCTCACAAGAGATGAGCAAAGAGCAAAAGCTCTGCAGATCCCTTTTCCTgttgaaaaaataatcaatcTCCCTGTTGATGACTTCAATGAAATGATGTCTAAGGAGCAGTTCAGTGAAGCCCAGGTTGCACTGATTCGAGATATACGCAGGAGAGGCAAAAACAAAGTGGCTGCTCAAAATTGCCGTaagagaaaactggaaaatatagTGGAACTGGAGCAAGACTTGAGTAACCTAAAAGATGAGAAAGAGAAATtgctgaaggagaaaggagagcatGACAAAAGCCTTCggcaaatgaaaaagcagctaACCACCTTGTACCTTGAGGTCTTCAGCATGCTACGTGACGAAGATGGGAAGTCTTACTCTCCTAGTGAATATTCGCTGCAGCAAACTAGAGACGGCAATGTCTTCCTTGTTCCTAAAAGCAAGAAGTCGGAGCCTAAACTTTGA